The Anaerotignum propionicum DSM 1682 sequence CTGATCTGGCAAAAAATAGGATGAGCTATGTTGCGAAGCAGATGCGTGTGACTCTTGAGGTAGCACAGGATGCTTTTGAGGAAATAAAAAACTGTGAGCCGAAGCCCGGTCGTGGATTTTTAAGTGAAAGACCCGTTGAGTATATTTTACCGGACGTTTTTGTACAAAAGCAAGAAGGAGAGCTGCTGGTCACGGTGAATAGCTCCTCCTCCCCTAGATTATTTATCAGTCAATCTTATTTGAAAATGCTGCGAGAGGGTGCATCCGACGAGGCCAAAGAGTTTATTTCTAATAAATTAAGGCAAGCAGAATGGGCAATTCAGTGTATTTCAAAAAGAGAAAGCACTTTGCTTGAAACGGCAAAATGCATTGTGAATCATCAAGAAGAATTTTTTATACGGCCTGACGGCCAGATTAGGCCATTACGTTTAGCAGACATTGCCGAGTGCATGCAGGTGCATGAGTCTACGGTGAGCCGAGCGGTAAGGGATAAATATCTGCAATGCGACAGAGGGATTTTTCCACTGAGTTCCTTTTTTTCCAAGGCGCTATCTTCGGAAGAAACAGGTACCATTTCCGCCGATAGCATTCAACAGAAAATACGGTTGATGATTGAAAGAGAAAACAAAATGAAGCCTTACAGCGATAGAGAGCTGACAGAAGCACTGCAAAAGGAAGGCATACAGATTTCCCGCAGAACTGTCGCAAAATATCGTGAGGGCATGGGCATTGCAGGGGCGTCGGGCAGAAAACGCTATGAGTAATATGAGTAAGTTGTTAAGGGAGAGATTTTATGTCGGATACTATTTTTCACATAAAATTAAATAAAGAGGGGCAGACCCCCTTATATCAGCAATTGGCTGATGGACTTGGCAGACTGATTTCCCAAGGGAGCCTTGCGCCAGACAGCAAATTGCCGCCGATACGAAAAATGGCAGAGGCGTACGGCGTAAACAATGTTACGGTGGTTACGGCATATAAGCATTTGGAAAGCAAACAGATGGTTTATTCCAGAAAAGGTAGCGGAACCTTTGTATCCCCTTTGCCAGTTGAGGCAATACCATCGCCGGTTGCCAAGGGGAATCTTCATAGCTTTGAAGTGGGAATTTCTTTTGAAAAGGCAATTAATTTTGCAAATACATCATTGCCCCACGAGTTGTTTCCCGTAGATGCCTTCAAGAAAGCCTTTGATGAGGTTCTGGAGAGGGAAAAGGGCGGTGCCTTCCGTTATATGGACAGTATGGGGTATCAACCTCTACGTGAACAGCTTTGCAGCTACATAGAAGCGTATGGTATTAAAACAGCACCGGATAGCGTACAGATCATTTCAGGTGCCCAGCAGGGCATTGACGTAATTTCCAAGGCCATGATTCATTTCGGAGATGTGGTTTTTGTGGAAAGCCCCACCTTTTATGGTGCGGCGGGGGCATTTTTATCCAGAGGGGCAAAGCTGATTGAAATTCCCATGGAAAACGATGGTATGAAAA is a genomic window containing:
- the rpoN gene encoding RNA polymerase factor sigma-54 translates to MDLSLQLAQKQILSQRMQQSVEILQMNTIMLTEYIHELTQENPLLEWQEVSDEQAVKEDKLLRKLEWLEEADEQNRSMYRVEQEDERDERDSIGKRERESLREYLLFQINILNVDEGVKCVLRFLAESTEESGYLEKGALEAAEKKYHLKGNCSEDIMGLLQSLDPPGVGARSLQECLLIQLKQKNASPIAIIMVEKYLSDLAKNRMSYVAKQMRVTLEVAQDAFEEIKNCEPKPGRGFLSERPVEYILPDVFVQKQEGELLVTVNSSSSPRLFISQSYLKMLREGASDEAKEFISNKLRQAEWAIQCISKRESTLLETAKCIVNHQEEFFIRPDGQIRPLRLADIAECMQVHESTVSRAVRDKYLQCDRGIFPLSSFFSKALSSEETGTISADSIQQKIRLMIERENKMKPYSDRELTEALQKEGIQISRRTVAKYREGMGIAGASGRKRYE